gaattgatttttgaataGGAGACACAACTCGAACGTCCCGTTACTCAGATGGAGGTGTTCGAGAAGgtctataaaaagaaagaggatgGCTAGTGGACCGGCCTGAGGGCGGAGGAGGTcgtggtaaataattaaaaaaacttacgtaattcattcttttaattttaatttttttaatctaattatttaacatgttCGCAGGAGATATTCTTGAGGATGATGGAGGAACGCCAGAGATAGCACAACAACAATGAAGAGCATCCATTGTCATCTAAAGGCTCCGTGGCCTCGGACGAGGAGCAGGTTTGGATGTCAGCAACGGGCAGTCAGAAGAGGGGTCAAGTATCTAGTCTCGACTTCGAGGCCCACCACTCGATTGCTGGACCATCACAGGCCAGCCGTTCGACTGCTCCATCGCCCTCGCTACCACAATTGCAACCCCCAGCATGGATCATCCGGTATTGTCCCTTGAGTGCTACATCAGAAACATCCATCCCAATTGGTCCGATCATGTAGCGCCCTGGCCTCCAACTGATCCCCCGACATCTGACGGCTATGACGACGATGAAGACAAGCGGCCGTCGgggataataatttagattaggattttttttttgtattttataaaaatacaaacttataataatatttttatatttgtaattaaattattattttttgttatattatgtgttttttatataaattcatttagttaattttacaaaaataaatattaaaatatattaaataaaataaatattaaaatatattaaataaataataatttttgtaactgCATTTGTAAACCAAtacaccaaaaatatataaactcgTCAGGTCATTACAAAGACTatgtcaaaaataattatcaattttgaaatgagTCGTTCAAAAAACTGCTATAAGAGCAGTGGAAAAGGCAGTTACAAAAACAGTGACAATATAATTCAACACCGTTACAAAGTGTACTACAAAAACCATTCTAAATATCAAGTAAAATCATACCTAAATGTGCtacaaaagccgttacaataacaattaaatcaaattcaacaaagtcgttacaaaagcagttccaaatttatttttacccaCGTCACCAGGTTTATAGGCCGCTCCAAACACCATTACAAATTGTAACGACTTTGTGTAAAGCCGTTATAAATAGTTTGTAACACCTCATTTAGCCGTGGTAGGCTTATCCATTACAAAAgtcattaaaaattattaaaaaagccattacaataaaatattttttttgtagtatcATTGCAATATAAGACTCATGTTCAAATGCACCAGGGGGCAAtgcaactttttaaattttacaagggttatgtgtttttattttattttttttatcacaaaggcttatttaaatattttaggtaTTACATGGggtaatatgaattttatcctATTAAAATGTCTACAAAAAAgtcaaatttttatgaaaagttTATAGCTTCAAAGGAATCATTTTAGCTAAGTTGAAGTTCACAATTTGAAAGTTTAAAACTAGTGATTCCTTAGCTGAATGGTAAGATTGAGgtcttataataaaaaaaattatgatttaagTTTAATGAATATCGGTATttagtctatttttaataataatttttaaatttataaattaatttaaaaatattagtatatcgcatgttaataataatatgtcaattaatttaaaattatcaatatatttttaaaaaaatggaaatcTAAACAAGAAAGGGAAGCCCAAAAGTTACTTTAATTCTTTTGACAAAAAAGTGGGATAATAATGTGAAGAGAAAATTGGCCATCTCAACGCCCTTTCTTTCCTCTGAAGCGAATCAAAGTAAGAAAATCAAAACGTACATCTTTCCCTTTCCCTTCaaccctttttttctttctctctcttcttcattagggtaaattgcataccACCCCTTCTGTTTTAATGAAATAGCATGAAGTTCCCATATGTTAATtcaataagcaaaaaaatccctgtattttaaaacataCAGCAAAAAATCCCCTTTCCGTTAAAAACAAACGGAGAGTAGATTACACTCGCATTTTGTGTTAGTAGGCTttattttttgcctttttgaatattaatttaggtATATAAATGTctttttgctcatttctttcatatctaaatatattttaaattaattttatttatatatattattatatatttaattaattttaaattatttattgagttcaaatatattacaataaattatatttattatgaaatatattaatttttaaaaaaatatatatacaccttttagaaatataaattttatttacataaactatctatacattttttgaaaattacgcataaaaatctcaaaaaatgtcaacatcattacacaaattatcttttttcttttgctgtcAGGgatgatttctgtaattacataaaaaataagagtgatttgtataaataaaccatAGATGAGAgggtacaaatataattattttataaaatattatgaatatgaGATGCACTTCCCTAGTTAAGATTataattgtttgaaattttcgTCCTTAATTTTGGGATAGCAAATAATTTACAACTgaagacaataatttaatatatcacatctaattcaattttttgccggaaattgcattttccccTTAAAGTTAGCACACCATATCCATGTTCTgataaagatataattttgtcCTTACTATGAAATGTAGGAttgtgatttttcttttgggtaaATTGCACAACACCTCCTGTGTTTTGGtaaaattgcttgaaattCCGCTATGTTAATTTAATAGGTAAAAAActcttttgtgttttataaaatacaacaaaaaatctcatcttccttaaaaaaaaaatgaagagtgGCTCACCTTTTTGAGgattactttaaatatataaatgtccATTTTCCCCCTTTCTTTCATatctaaatacattttaaattgatttaaattatttattgagttcaaatatattacaataaattatatttattatgaaatatattaatttaaatataaaaacaactatatagtatataaactttttaaaaattaaaacttttaatttaaaaaatacaatacaaatttaatattctaaaattatctttaaattaagaactcatatgaaatattatttaaatataaaaacacctaaacagtatataaatttttttaaaaattaaaattttaaatttagcacgatacaaatataatatactaaaattattttaaattaaaaactcatataaaatctaaaaatcatttataataattatatattattaactaaattaaattattattaattaaaatatatttcaacaaattttgtatttttataaaatatatctaattaaataacaaaataccaataaattatattaattattttaaattatattatttactataaatattatttaaaatcttttttattcttaaaaataatttttttctccttctccATCATCGACCACGGCTTAGTAAGGGGGCGACGTCACCTTGAATTTGGCCGCCGCCCCTTCCAAAAGGAGGGTTATGCGAGGTCGCCCACTTTTTGTAGTCGTTCGACGCCacctattatatataattgtaatatatatacattatagtgtacatgtaattatatataaataaaatatatatattttaaattatattaatttcttttactaTTCAAAATAGTATTATTTAGATATGatgaatcaaataattatatgaaattagaataattttattttaataatttgcaggaaaaaacaaagaataaagagaaatgagAATGATAGCGAGACAAAGATCGACGCGAACATGGGGTAGTGTGCTTCCCCACGTGGAATTCCCAAAAACACCCCTCCTATTCTCTGACAATTACCTTCCAAGTACTGACCTCACTCCTTCTAACACTCCCAAAACCCTCTCTCCACTCTCACTCTTGCACTTCTTCACTTCTAATAcgcacacacaacacacactagAGAAAAGGCAGAACCTTCTTCCAATCTAGTCGAAAGAACCCTCGTTTGAGTTCTCTGGTGGTCTCGAACGCAGAAGAAATAGGGGGGAGGAAGAATTTTGCtccattttccttctttgaggttcttttcttttcttcttttttttgttgaggAAAAATGCCAATCAAGAGTGAATCAGGGACGCCTCCGCCGAGGATCGGGAAGATCGGACCTTACACCGTGTTTGTGACGCCTCCGGCGACGCCAAGTCCCAGTCCCAGCCCCAAGCCCGAATCTCCTAGGACACCGGTTCCCCTCCCCCAGTTATGGCCCCGCCCGCGCAGTTCTACAAAGAGAAGCCTTCTTCTTTTGCCTTCTTCTGGAACACGGTTGCCAAGGTTCAGAATGGTATCGTTTCGCCACTCCCTTTTccttattatttctattaaatgCTGAAATCTTGGAAAATTCAGCAAgttgatattttgttttttgattaAAACTAAATGTGGTTGAGAGAGGgaagaatttgagtttttatagtttatcttatttaaattcCTTTCCAGCGCACGCGAGTTTGGACGAGCATGTGGCACATTGGTTTGGCTTGaatcaatcaaaatatcaGTGGGCATTGGATGATTACTATGAGAGCAATGGAAAGGTAAGTTTTCTGCTTTACATTGAGCCGATTGATTTTAGCTGTTGCTGCATTTTTAAGGTTCCCAAAATCAAaactttcccttttcttttctttggacGTTTTTGGATTTAATTGCAATTGGATTTCGGTATGTCCTTTGGCAATCTCTTCACAATTGTCTGAGTATGGTTTACCTCTGGACGGACAAGTATTGAACACAGAATAGACAGGCTATCCACGCATTTGTTTGTTCGGAAGGATTAATCCAGGTTGTTATGTGAGACgataaaaaaatcacttaCACTTATACTAACTTGAGATATGGACTCCCGCAGTTTGGTTGGACGAAAGGGATTTGCTGTTTTCATGAGGAGCATTTTGCTGCACTAAAGGAGTGAAAATTGTTTAGTTTTCCACTTCATTTATAGCAAAtcagaaaacaagaaacataGTTTAGCAAAGGAGTGAAGATTTTCGTTACAAGCTGATGGTATAGAAGGTCGAATGGAGCTTTGTTATAGGATGAAAAGAAAGACCATGAGGGCCTTGTGATAGGATGTAAACAATGACCTCATAGATGCATGCATCTGATTCACATAACCTAATAGACGCATTTCTGGACTATCTGGAGAGAGAAACGGTTTTCTCCATGCCACACACTGTGCACAAACCAGGGGTTGCAGATTTGACATGTGTCTACCAAATTTTGTGCAGCCTTGGGTAGATGTTGGTACATGTTGccactttttgaatttttttaattaatcaccCATTTCcgttttttgggaaaaaaaaaatatcaacattatGCCATGCCCAACTCTTGGTGCACAGATTTGAATATGGCAGCATGTATGCACTCTGGTGCATGGTTGATTTGAGAAAGACtatgaaaataaatctcaGATAAGGAAGATTGATTAAAATGTGAGTAAACCgtgcaataaaaaataattaaaaatgagggAATACTTATGAAGATCTTTAAAAGCTCcgattgatatatattaaaatctgCAGACTTGATGTTGTCTACCAGGTGCAAAATCGAGAAAAGAACTACTTGTACCATTTTTCGGCATGACTTGTCTTGAGATGAAATATTGTCTCATAAGTTTAATTATCTGACAAAACTTGGTGTGTGATATTGGAGCAAAGTAAGaaccaataaaaaatgttccaagtcatAGCTCTAGCATGACCAGATATGTGTATGTAATACATTACGTGCAACTCCTGGTTACATGGTGTTCCCGGTAAAAGGTGGGATATTTTTTAACGAATAAGTGTAGTGGGTTCCCATGTAATCAACTAGGCTATTCATTAGCAAGCACTTGCCTTGTGTTCCCATTTGGTCTTATTTCCAAAGTTTGCTTATGACAAGGTTGTTTCATGGAAGGCTCCTTAAGCCTATTGATGAGAACAAAGCTACAGTGCAGGCAATAGATTGCCAACATGAGCAGTCAGATTGAAGGAAGTGAAATTTTAACAGATTATAGGTATTGGGATGGCCTAACAATTATATGTAGTGCTTTGAATGGGATTAAGCTCTGTTTGTGTAGTTGTCCAAATGCCATAGTGGTTCATTAACTTTCTGTATGGGGATTTTAAGAAAGAAACTACAGAGAAAATACATCCCCCATACTTCTTTAAGGAAATTGACTACCCATTAAAGGCCACTCTGCATGAAGTTAGTCATCCAAGTCAAATGAAAATGGGAAGGATGTGAAACGGTAGGCATAGTGTGTGCTGATTTAAGCTGAGAAAGTGTCATAGTGAACAGCACGATTGATGTGCTCATCACGAGGATAAACTacaagttcaaattttataaattctgtGCCTTGTCATCTTTGCCTTTTAACTCCAAATGCCTTTCAAATAACTTGATCAAATTTCTGATCAACTGCAGAATCAGACAGAGGCAAAACCACAGGTTAAACCCAGCAAAATACAGAATGTGTAACATTTATGAGCAGGTAAGAGATTCGTCATTGCTCTTTTAAACTTTGccatttgtttcttttaagTTTTAGTAAAGTTGGACTCACCGTTTTGCAGATTTTACTTCATGGAGGATAACTGCAGAAAGTCTTTTCTGGTATTCCCTCCTAAATCTTGAAATATCAAACGACAGAATGTCATACAGTTCCAAGGGAAATTACTCCTCGTGTTATATAGTCTACATTTTCCTGCTGTTCTGATGATATCGTATCTAACCCATTGAACGATATCGTGTAGCCCCTCTAATCTCCTCCTCTTTTTCACCAGTTTagctttttgttaatatctgCAGCTGAGCAAACTTTAAAGAGCTGCACCCTGCATCTTTGGACGATTCAAATGCTATTTTCATGTCTGTACTAATATTTGATGTaagattaacaatattttgcAATATGTAATTCCTGATGTGATATCAAGTGCCTATTCTTTTGCCGTCCTAAATGGCATGCCTAACACGTTTTATTACTGAGGAAAATCTTTTCTTCGTTAAACTTGTGAACATCTATTCTAAATGTTAGCATCATCTTAATTCCATACAGCCCCAAGTTATTAGATCAGATTTGCTTTATTTCCTTAGCACAAATTTTCGGAGGACCCAcacactaattatattaatggtGTATGAGTGGGTACAAAATTCTTGTACACAAAATTGACCTTTCTCTAGATGCCCAGGCTTGATCTGGATTGTTCGCTTAGAACATAggaaattttttacttaaatcaGACTACATTAACAATGAGCATTTGTGTTGACATGGTATGGTTCTCATCGTTTGATATGGAATACTTGCATGTTTATTTCCCACATTATCCATGTGTGATTTTGCGGTTTTCCCCatgtatatgaaaattaatatttttccatttaCTTGTATTATAATGTTTTCTTAAGTAATAAGAGAATGAAACAAGCAGCAATATCCTTCTAGAAAGAACAtccatcaaaagaaaaatcaggAAAAAGAATCCCGCTATAAAGAACAAAAGATCTTCTTCTATGCAAAGATAGAAATAGCTAACTAATCAGCTACTAGGGAAATTGAAGACCATATACTAATAGAAGAATCCAGAAATGGTAGAGGGCCTTTGAGCTGAATTAAGAATTGTAACCTCAAACTTGACtttgtcaaaaaatatgaataccAGGTCACTTGAGCCGAGGAAAAGGTTGACTGGTAAGAAAGATTAGCTTGCAAGAAACATCATCGTCCTTGACATAATTAGAGTTTACTTTGAAGATTAAACGTGCATTGGTGATCGTAATTATGACAAGAAAAATCTAATGAACAGAATCATTAGGCAACAAGAAAGAGATGGCAACAACTCCCTTCTCCGCCTCTTACCATTATTCAAGATTCAAAAGAAGCCTAGTGTAGAAACTCCTTAATTGTAGTCAACAACTCAGTCTCATAGATGGAAACTACAGCAAGTGTTTCACTCATGAGATCAGGAGTCTAGAGATGAAGCAAATCTTATTACCAACAAAGTTCTAACTCCGACATCTGGAACATACGAGTACACAGCTCAAATGTTAAATGACATTCAATTTAATCTGTCTGTCTGCAgaggaagaaattgaattCGTGTGGAAATAGTCTTGTGATTTACAGTCACATTGCTACCAGCATTAGATAACagcaaagaaaccaaaaatggAAGAGAAGAGTGAAGTAATGGCCGAGAGGGGAGAGAGATCTGTACATAGCTTGGAGTCACCAAACACACATATCTAGACAGGAGGTATGTTGGCGAAGGAGAAACCTTTATACCCCTTGTATGCATAGTAGGCGATCCGCGTGTAGTAGAATCCAGGAAGGAATAGCAGACCACCCAGTATAGCAAAAAAGGTCCCTGCAATACAGCATTGCATCAAAACGAATTAATAACGCCGGAAGCAGCTATGTTGTTAGAAGAGAATTAGTAAACAATACTAGACCTCTCCAACTAGAAAAAGTTAATTGCAGAATTTGTGCAGATGAAACAATGATGTAGAGGACGCCTCTTTGTGATCAGCCAGGAATTCTCAATTCAAGTGGCAAAGATGACAAAGTGACAGACGAAAGGTGAAATAGATAAATGACATAAGTTCCAGTTGCCgaaagaaatacataaaacaTGAAATATACTGCTCGATGGCTGGGCCAAAGCTACTCAGTAGGACATATCAGAGTGTTTGGCAAAACCTCCCTCCTCAACCAACACAACATAAGCTAACAAATagaatatattcaatatcatAGTAACAGAAAGAAGACAGCAAAGCAACTTCAGCACTGGCCAGCGGCTACTATCCATTGACTGATGAATGGTAGTAGATgcaatatttgttaaataactAGATAACATAATCAAGATACCTGAATGCACTGTATTTGACGTAAATCATTCTAATGTTGTTGTTGAATGTATGCTCCAAGGAACAAATATGcaaatttttcactttttgtcTTATTTATTACAAGATAACTTCATAGATTAAGTTAACTTAGATCAACATCATATATTGTACCATCAATATGTCCATATAAACCTTACTATAAGCTATCCATTCAGTTTTACAGAGCTGCGTCTCCCCTATTTAATCACCTCATTTTCTCCTTATCTCCTTCCAAGTCGCTAAAAATTAGTGACAACCTACCCTCGACATACTTCAAGAACAAGTGGGCTGGCCAACAAATGACCAAATCATTACAGTGAAGTCTAAGTCTTAAGGTCAGAAATTGGGAACATAATCTATGTTCAGTCCCCATCATATTACattgtataaataaactttGATTCAGCAATCAAAAGCTGATCTTTCTCCTATTTTGTCAGGTTACTCTGAAATATTCTAAAGTTacacattttaattaatgagctTTTTACATTAAAGAGCAACATAAATGAATGTAATACATAAGCTCAAACATTAATTATGTCGAAGACATACACTGTGATTTATGCTAGTTCTTGCTTACTAGTATACTTTATTCACTACGAACTTCTGTGAAATATAGCCAAGAATTTGCTACAGTAATCATCAATTTCAGACTGTGGGGAGAAAACAAAAGGGCTTAAACAGATTTTCTCAACTACAAAAAAACTTCTTGTATTACTAATTAAACGCCCCAAAAATCAcaattaataactaataataCTAACAAATCAATAGTGCCTCCACACCACCACCACAAAGACCACAATACAGACCCTCCAAGGAACACAGACCAGCTCAAAATCTCCAACCCCCCACCAATAATAGGGCAGCGAGGGAGAAGGAAACGAACAAGTCGGTGGAGGGAAAGACAGGAAATTTGGAGAAAAGAATACCGTGAGCGCGGTCGCCGCCGACTTGATTGATGG
The window above is part of the Sesamum indicum cultivar Zhongzhi No. 13 linkage group LG2, S_indicum_v1.0, whole genome shotgun sequence genome. Proteins encoded here:
- the LOC105155712 gene encoding LOW QUALITY PROTEIN: uncharacterized protein LOC105155712 (The sequence of the model RefSeq protein was modified relative to this genomic sequence to represent the inferred CDS: inserted 1 base in 1 codon), with protein sequence MPIKSESGTPPPRIGKIGPYTVFVTPPATPSPSPSPKPESPRTPVXPPPVMAPPAQFYKEKPSSFAFFWNTVAKVQNAHASLDEHVAHWFGLNQSKYQWALDDYYESNGKNQTEAKPQVKPSKIQNV
- the LOC105155714 gene encoding transmembrane protein 230-like, whose translation is MAYVDHAFSITDEDIMMETSYSVNNKPPIKEIALAVALLVFGVLGIVFGIIMAINQVGGDRAHGTFFAILGGLLFLPGFYYTRIAYYAYKGYKGFSFANIPPV